Genomic DNA from Triticum dicoccoides isolate Atlit2015 ecotype Zavitan chromosome 4B, WEW_v2.0, whole genome shotgun sequence:
GCAGCAAGCAAGCTATACTCCATAGCTAGAGATGTAGCTAGGTCCACGCGAACCGGGACAGATCCTGCATATGGATCAACGAAAGCACAAACCCGGCCGCAAAAGAAGATCGTATTCATGCGATGCATGCCCACTGTTCCTGGCTTTACCAGAGCTCGAGGAAAAGAGTGCTGCTCGTCACGCCGGCTACCGCAATGCTTATACTACCAGTTTAAAGTTTAAAGTTTGAACTTCAAAATTCAGCGGTCTACGGCCGGGGCAAAAAAATGATGCGCTCCGTTGTTCAGTTCCATGGTCTGCTTTAATGCTTTTTGTAAGCTCTTGCGGGAAAAAGGCTTAAAGCGTTCGTCAACCCTGCGTACGCTGCTCATCTTCTCAAAGTAAAACCAACTTACGCATGCAGCAGGAGAAAACAAATCGAAAGGTATTGGAATTTGGAACTCGGACGCGTACGTACGTACGTATGTATACATACGATGTAAGCAGACAGGCAGGCTCCATGCAATCATACTTGTGTTGTGCTTAATGGTGAAGCTTACCGAGGTGGCCGACAGCGTCACTGTAAAAGACGGAAAAGGAAGAACCCGTCCTCACTCTCCGTGTTGCTTTCGTCTCGGCGTTTCAAAAATTTCAACGGCCACGGTGTGGCATGCCATCACAGCCTGACTAAGCTAGCAGGGAGTCATGCATGGCACCCGTTCATCAGTTTCTTCCTCCAAATGTGTTGGCTCATGGCACCGTTTGACCAACCATGCAGACGTCCGCCCCGAACGTAAGAGTAAAAAGTTGGTGAAAAGTTTGTTACCAAGAACGTAAGAGTGAAAATTggtaaatactccctctgtaaactaatataagagtgtttagatcactattttagtattctaaacactctcatattagtttacggagggagtatttactaGCAATCTATCAAATCACACGGAGGAACAAACAAGCGGTGGGAGCAGAAAGAAAGGGATCGATTTTACTCACAATTTCAGGGCTGTTATCTTACAATGGCTCGATTCAGAAGGTATCATATCATAGGCGGTAGGAGTAAATACTAAGTACCCGGGGAGAAAATGTTGCCAAAAGATTATTGACTTAGCAAGATGTAGCATTGGATTATGTTGTAAGCTGTATGGAGATCGAAGACGCTCGATCGCTTGGGTTGTTCAATCTTCAATCCGGCGGGCAGCGCACGGGCTCAGATCCTCTGGTGCTGGTGCtgatggtggtggtgctggtgatgGAGCGCTCCGGCGTGCCGGCGCAGCGGCTGCTGGGCGGACATGGGCCTGAAGTCCTCGGCGACGATGGCTATGAGCCCGCCGAGCGGCCGCCGCATCATGGCGCGGTAGGTTATCTTGTCGTATGGCCGGCGGTAGAAGCGCAGGAAGGGCAGGAAGGACTCGCGCTCCCGCTCCACCCGGCTGGCCTGCCCGTCCTTGCGGAACGTGAACGGCGACTGCAGGAACGACGGCCTCGGCGTCCGCgggaactgctgctgctgctgcggcggcAGAGGAGAGGGCGTCTTCTGTCCTCCCTTGGCCGCGGACGGCGTCGGCGGCGCGCGGGCTGCgcgcggctgctgctgctggacgggTGTCGGCGTGGAGCGCGCGGCGGGCGAGGCAAAGGAGAAGGAGCGCGCGGAGAGCGGGGACGCGCCGACGAGGGATGGGCTGGAGGAGGCCGGCACGACGTAGCGCGGGCCCGGCGCCGGCGTGGTGGAGAGGTACCACGGCTTGAGCGCGTTGTCCGACACGCTGAAGGCGAAGCGCGACGAGGCGGAGCCCACGGCGCCGGCCGCCTTCCCCCCCGCCGTCAGCACGGCCGCCACGGAGGGCTCGAACCGCAGCGACGCCGTCCGCGGGTAGGCCGTGAAGGACGCGTCCTCCAGCGAGTCCTCGAAGTCCAGCGAGCTCACCACCGCCGTCGCCGGCGCCAGGTCCACGAACGGGCGCACTCCCTGTTGCAAATCACAAGACGGTTCTTTCATACGTACATGATTCCACTTACCACTCACAAGAGAGTACATGCTGCATAATGATGCCATGATCATGAGGGATCATGTAATGCAGTTAGTTATTACCTTCCACATGACGGAGAAGAGGGATGGCGGGTCGATGACGAAGGCGCGGTGGAGGCGGCCGGGGTAGTAGTCGGCGACGATCTTGAGCGTGCCCATCAAGAGGTTGAGGAAAGCCGACGCCGACCGGAAAAAGCCTGCGAGCATCACAAAAATCCGATTCGTCCCGTCAACGACCAGGTCCCCATACCACCATACAGACAGACACAGTAGTCTACTTTGCTGCAGATTCTACTACGGCCGCCCTTGCTTTCCACGCAGCTGGGCAAAGCGAGTGCGGAACCCAATCATTTTCGCCAGGATTCAAACCGCACCGGCGGGAAGCCGGCCGACCCTGCCCAAACTCAAACAGCTCGGGCCGGGCCGGACTGTAGCGATAACTGTGCACGCAGCGTGGCATCATGGTCGGTAAAGCGAACTGAGTCAAGCCCGGGGACCGCCCGCCCGCGCTTGACCCACGTAGCACACGGAAGACAAACGGGTGAAAAAAGAAAGTGCATGGGAGACAACGGGAGCAGGGTCGCAGCACGATACGGGCGCAGTGCAGTTCGTGCATTCGTCCGTCCGTCCATGAGAAGGTGTTTGTCGTTGGGAGCAGCCAGGGATTCATGTGCTCCTCTCAGAGCGTACTGATGACTGGTGCCAGTCGTCTAAGTCAGTGCgcactgcctgcctgcctgccgctTGCAGTCCGTCGCAGGGCAATGTCAAACGGATGCGATGCGACCACCACTGCACGCTATCTGCCTCTGCTTCCCTTTCCCTTTCGATCGATCGAACGGGGTAGAGGGGAGTGAAAAGGGATTGCTTACTTGCGTCGAAGAGGAGCACGAACTGGTCCACGAAGCGGTTCATGGACGCCACCGCCACCTCCAGCGTGAACACCAGGAACCGCACGAACCTGTAGAGCCAGAAGAACCAATGCAATGCTCTGCACTGTTAGTTAAAATCCAACAAGTAGTgaaacacttgtaggagtagtatgTGCTTACGATTTCTGAGGCTGGTACTTCGGGTAGTCATCCTGCTTGATTTTGAACATCTGCCAAGAAAACAAAAAATCCTCACGGTCAGAGCCAAGCCAGTCTCGCTCCAAACATTTATACCCAACTGCAGTAAGCGTACCAGGACGGGGCGGTTCTCGTCGTCGTGCCCGGCGACGTAGGCCATGCCTTCGGACAGCTCGCCGGAGAACTCGTCGGCGATGATGTGATCTGCCCAACAGCCCAAACAGTCAAAACATAATAGCAACAACAAGGGCGCACTGTTGCAAACTGTCCTTTGCCTGCACATACACGGGAATACGGGATGCGAAGCAAAGAGCCCGGCACAATAAATTCGATACGCACTTCTACCAGTAACCTGACTAGAATACACTGTGCCGTAGGTACGAGAACAGAACAAAAACAGAGCACATCTGAGCGCCGTATGTAGTAGAAGTATTAATGAGCTGCCCCTTTCCTGCATGCCCCACGGATTTCAAAAAATAGCAGGCCGGAGAATCACACTCGCTGCCGGAAACAGGTGGGAGGTAGAGAGAGGGGAGGGCTGAGCGCACCTGCTCCGATGGTCTCCCTCCACGACAGGACGGCCCGCAGGGTCTTGGCCGCCTTCTTCACGTTGTCACCCTTGGCCCGGAGGAACCGCTCCACGCACGCGTCGTTGCAGTACTCCGCCTGAGCGCAGACCAACCCAGCCAGCCGGCGTCAAGAAAACGATCCAAGAAGAAGGCATGGCCgccgagagatagaggagggcacgTAAGGTGCATACCTGCTTGGGGGAGAGCGGCGCCTGCTTGCGCATCACCTTGCGGACGGCCTCGATCTTCTCCCGGTCCTTGGCGTCCACCTTCTCCATGGCCATGGCAGCGACCTTCGCCATGTCGCcgagagagagggaggagatggACACGGAGGAACGGGGCGAGTGTGAACGAACGAACTACGGGAGAGAGGACAGCGGGTGGCGGTGGCCTGAGAGGCTGAGAACGACACTGGGAGAGAAGGCAGGGACTGGGAGGAGACAAGGAGGAGGAGAGTATTATAAGCCGTGGGCGGGGGCGAAGGTGCCGTTTAAGCCAAAGGGCGCTCCCGGCCGAGGCAATGGCGCTGACGGTGaaacggcgacggagacggagacggacgtTTGTTTGCTTGCCCGCGCGCCCCCCGGTGGGTTTGTCGTCGACTTTTGCTCGTAGTATTCTTGGCCGATTGCCACCGAATAACTGTCCGTGTACACTGCTTACTGACAGCTGAGTGCGTCTGATTATTAGGGAGACGCCTTTTTACGCCTTTCTTTGCTTTTATATCTTTGATTTGAGGATGAGTTTCTCCATGTTTTCAGAATTGAATCTCATCATTATCTATGTCATGATGAGCACTACTATATATAGCTCTAAATAAACCATGGGATTGTGCTTTACGTCCGTGTCGATCTCtgggtttatagctctattttcggCTGAAAAAAAGTGTTTTTGCTCCCTTCATGATAATAGGTGCCTAAATTACCTCGTCATTTTCGTGTTATGGCTTATGGGTACATTATATATTGCCCTAGTTAACCTCCGTTTTCTCCTTCATTGCGCCTCTGAGTTTTAACCATGAGAAAATATGAGCAACCATTGCGGTTTACAACATGCTACATTTTCAAATATGGCAATATTTTCTATGTACTTCACCACAAAAATAATATATTTCTGTGTAGTAATTACACATTGTCACTGGCTTGTGATGGACCGAAATTTGTGCACACATGATATTGACGGTCGGTGACGCCGTCAATCCCAAAACACAAGGAGCAAACTCCGTGAGAGCGTTAGCAACACGCGCTTGGAGCGTTCGATTTTTGAAATCGAAAATTGTAGCCGTTCGTCATTTAATCTATTCATTTAATGATAGACCCGTTCTAGCCGTTGCGTGTACGCTTTAACTAGACGCTCCGCTTACGACATTACCGTTCGAATTTTGAAATATAGACGTTGGCTATACGTCAAAATGATTTAATGTAATGGTACATATGCCATTTAAGTTTTGCACTAACGCGCCACCAAACTTTTGACCTTATCGACGTGCACCCCCTTACTATACTCATTCATTGGGCATGATAGAATTTGCTATCGAAATTGCGACCATGTATTCCGTATCACAAATATTCGTGACATAAATGATAACTATTTCATCGGAAGCATGAATGATAtattcttgtaagtgcatctagtgtcacccctagttggttttggagtattgacgacaaacctggttgagggactaatgtgtttgtgagaattgcaggataacacaggtagtaagtccctcattgattcggtttacctaccggatatgacccctaaaaatgtgtgaagacattgaagacaatggtggtctgtgaagctattcacgttgaagactatgacatgagaagacatcgcgtgaagactatggagcgcaaagatTTAGTTGTTTCGTttgttccttttcttctttgttgagtcataggaaccaccgtactgttaagcggGGTCTAAGTgatcaaagtcagagtgactgaagtgatgctcaaccaaatcctatgtcttcgagcgaagacaatgagagcaaatcttatccagagccggataagtcagctttacttgtagcccaagtcaagccgctgcgtgtttgaaatctgaccgttgtgacacgtgtcagttccttagtgacctagggtcattttgaacaaatcaggtcgggtttcccagtggctataaatagcccaccccctacaccataaattggtggctgctcagagttagtacatggcttttatcgttgagagcaacccacctcagaaGCATTTGAGagaacaaagcccaaaccacccagagcccaaagagtgtttggcatcactgaagtctttctgtctgcgtgatctgaagacttgttacacttgaggactgcgcGTGATCTGAAGAGTGTttggaatcctccagccggttaggcgtcgcgttctgagcatccaagagtcattgtggattgccggtgaacgaagcctgtgaaggtttggaagtctcccttgaagacttaccagagtgattgggcggggactaggtgtccttagctcaaggggaataaggtgaagacgcggtcttctgacttAAATCCCAGCCTTCCTAACCAGACGtataattgtcacagcaactgaaactagtcgaacaaatctctgtcctcccgaagctactagttctatctctcacttctctttacttcagtttgtcttcgtgaagtcattgcctgctcgcattatctgtttgacttcactgtgtgactacttgtcctgattggcttcatactatcttccatcttgatccatactgcctagctgctgatagtgttcgtgctttcactttattgaatacttgactatggtttgtctaGTGTAGTCGACCTTCCGCTGTATACGAATAGTgtgatttctattgtttgtcttcgaaactcccatgttttgaagactttcataaaaatcgcctattcacccccctctagtcaacaactagctctttcaattggtatcagagcaaggtactcccttgttctgtgtgattcggtttaatcacctggagttttagctatgtcgactgcagggataatcaaagtctccgctgcatgccccatcttcgatggcactgagtatccctactggaagaataagatgcgcatgcatcttgaagccattgatgtcgatctgtggtatgttgtcaagaacggcgttcccaagactggtgaaggtgtcacccctgctgatgtcaagaagttcgttcaactggactctactgccaagaacatcatctgtggtcatctgaccaaaggatagtatggccgcatgagtgctctggaaacatcaaagctagtctgggactggctctctaaggtcaatgaaggcgtctcaactcagcgagatcaaAGGATCAAtgttctccgcaacctcttcaaccgcttcaagagacacgacaatgagaacgtccaactcacatttgatcgcctcactgatatcacaaatgagctccatgcactcggcgccactgagatcacgaagcatgaaATAGTCAAGATGCTtctaagatcacttgacagctcatttgacaccttagccctgatgttacaagaacgccctgacttcaagactctcgatccgtctgacatacttgagaggctcaacacacatgagttccagctatctgagaaacgagatatctatggctccaactatggccgaactcacgctttgaaggcaaaggatgctgcttcctcatctgaagaagaatctgactgcagttctggcgaTGCTGAAGTCATTggcaaggagcttgctatgcttgtgaagaagttccagaaattcaccaagaagaaaggcttcagaaagtcttcacgatccagctcaaggaatgatgaagtttccacccatgaccacaagaagagaacctgccacaagtgcaagaaacctggtcactacatctctaagtgtccacagtgggacaatgagagaaagaagaagaggagcaaagaatatgattctgatgacaagaagaagaagaaatcctcagtcttcttccaagtcttcatcacacaagaagagctcatctggcaaggcttgtgcttttgttggcaaggagatggattcagaggaggagtctgcttctgaggaggcggagatggagtccgaggaggagtcagactctggtgttgcgagtcttgctctagctacagcctacgtcgccaagtccatcttcaacactgaagacaatggccctGTCACTAAcgctgatgataatgacaaggacgactcgcctcccacctactgcttcatggcacgtggtgccaaggtaaaatcacgcgatgcttactttcaaacatctagtgaagatgactctaatggtgaatccaaacctagttacaaaacacttgctaaaattgcaactgaacaacagaaagctatggaacatattcaaaaattgttagataaaagtgatgacctgttggacgcggaaatgacccgatctcagtccttaattgaagacatcaaaaatcttcatgttaagtacgaagaacttgaaagtcgccATGAAACGCtcacaacaactcatgaaaagctttcctacgagtatcttcaaaggaagcaagatcttgagaagttgagagcgattcatgaagatcttcaaaaagagaacgagtcacttcatgctcaacagatcagtcccgctcaggaaggatttgaacaaccatgtctaaaatgcattgagcgtgataacgctgcctctgttgccgaatgttctactgctactactgttgcaatatcttcaactgctgatgtggtaactaaccc
This window encodes:
- the LOC119291185 gene encoding uncharacterized protein LOC119291185 encodes the protein MAKVAAMAMEKVDAKDREKIEAVRKVMRKQAPLSPKQAEYCNDACVERFLRAKGDNVKKAAKTLRAVLSWRETIGADHIIADEFSGELSEGMAYVAGHDDENRPVLMFKIKQDDYPKYQPQKSFVRFLVFTLEVAVASMNRFVDQFVLLFDASFFRSASAFLNLLMGTLKIVADYYPGRLHRAFVIDPPSLFSVMWKGVRPFVDLAPATAVVSSLDFEDSLEDASFTAYPRTASLRFEPSVAAVLTAGGKAAGAVGSASSRFAFSVSDNALKPWYLSTTPAPGPRYVVPASSSPSLVGASPLSARSFSFASPAARSTPTPVQQQQPRAARAPPTPSAAKGGQKTPSPLPPQQQQQFPRTPRPSFLQSPFTFRKDGQASRVERERESFLPFLRFYRRPYDKITYRAMMRRPLGGLIAIVAEDFRPMSAQQPLRRHAGALHHQHHHHQHQHQRI